From the Alkalibacter rhizosphaerae genome, one window contains:
- a CDS encoding TRAP transporter small permease has protein sequence MKKIVSWLDVNFEPIFMTIIFFSMMGLVTLQVILRFFFKMGFSWGEELAKIMFVWLMYFSFSYATRNQRHINITYLTDKLNDTLRKIVMIFVDLAFGFFMAVALLAAFKVTKSASINQDMLVTIKISLNIIYGAGILGFVMMLLRVTQNLIWKIKRIKEPIEVFANEGGVLYNNEIVFGTVRKLGESDQEKAPKSETGEVK, from the coding sequence ATGAAAAAGATTGTATCATGGCTGGATGTGAATTTTGAACCGATATTCATGACAATCATATTTTTTTCGATGATGGGCTTGGTTACATTGCAAGTTATACTAAGATTTTTCTTCAAAATGGGATTTTCTTGGGGGGAAGAATTGGCAAAAATAATGTTCGTTTGGTTGATGTATTTTAGTTTTTCTTACGCAACTAGAAATCAGCGGCATATAAATATTACTTATTTGACCGATAAATTGAACGATACCCTGCGGAAAATCGTCATGATTTTTGTGGATTTGGCTTTTGGCTTTTTTATGGCGGTTGCACTCCTGGCAGCGTTTAAAGTCACGAAATCAGCTTCAATAAATCAAGACATGCTTGTAACAATAAAAATCTCATTGAACATTATATATGGTGCAGGCATATTGGGTTTTGTAATGATGTTGCTTCGGGTAACTCAAAACCTAATCTGGAAAATAAAACGTATAAAAGAACCAATTGAAGTATTTGCCAACGAAGGCGGAGTTCTTTATAATAACGAGATCGTATTTGGTACTGTTCGTAAGTTGGGCGAAAGCGATCAAGAAAAAGCGCCGAAATCTGAAACTGGGGAGGTGAAATAA
- a CDS encoding DUF5915 domain-containing protein gives MMDHIRLTLQADQDVAQAVKAFEEFIKGETLAVEVVFTENALDVQNINGHDTGINVERV, from the coding sequence GTGATGGACCACATTCGCCTGACCCTGCAAGCGGACCAGGATGTGGCACAAGCCGTAAAAGCCTTTGAAGAATTCATCAAGGGAGAAACCCTGGCAGTGGAAGTGGTATTTACGGAGAACGCACTGGATGTGCAAAACATCAACGGCCATGACACGGGAATCAACGTGGAACGGGTGTAG
- a CDS encoding TRAP transporter substrate-binding protein, whose amino-acid sequence MKKFAKLIGLLLIVALVVSGCGGSNEGENEGESTEPVVIRLAHDNSVQSPTHVSFEKFKEIVESESDGQIEVTIFPGGQMGSTQDTLEQTRLGDIQMSAGATTVFTQSIPEFAVWDSFYLFDDHAHAHRVLDSEVGVELMKPLEKSGLTGLGYMEIGFRNFSNSKRPVETVEDLAGLKIRGYNPVQIKAWESTGAILSSVSFNELFTSLQQSLIDGQESAIETYNSNKFYEANKYLSLTEHIYTNFLWYANGDFMDSLSDEHRAIIENAVKETIEFNRDSMAQAEQNLLEELPAKGVEINEVTLDAKKQLGELMNNAVKNDIIASCGQDIYDMVMEEVENQR is encoded by the coding sequence ATGAAAAAGTTTGCAAAACTCATTGGTTTATTGTTAATTGTTGCCCTGGTTGTTTCTGGATGCGGAGGAAGTAATGAGGGAGAAAATGAAGGAGAAAGCACGGAACCGGTAGTCATTCGATTGGCCCACGATAACAGTGTACAATCGCCGACCCATGTCTCCTTTGAAAAATTCAAAGAAATTGTAGAGTCAGAATCAGACGGTCAAATTGAAGTGACGATCTTTCCAGGCGGGCAAATGGGATCTACTCAAGATACTTTGGAGCAAACACGATTGGGTGACATCCAAATGAGCGCCGGAGCTACTACTGTATTTACTCAATCCATACCAGAGTTTGCCGTATGGGACAGTTTTTATTTGTTTGACGATCATGCGCATGCGCACAGAGTACTGGATAGCGAAGTAGGCGTGGAGTTGATGAAACCCCTTGAAAAGAGCGGTTTGACTGGTTTGGGATACATGGAAATTGGTTTCAGAAACTTTTCCAATAGCAAAAGACCGGTTGAGACAGTTGAAGACTTGGCGGGATTGAAAATTCGAGGATACAATCCTGTGCAAATCAAAGCTTGGGAATCTACTGGAGCGATCTTGTCTAGTGTGAGTTTTAATGAACTCTTTACTTCCCTGCAACAAAGTTTGATCGACGGGCAGGAAAGCGCAATTGAAACATATAATAGCAACAAGTTTTATGAAGCAAACAAATACCTGTCTTTGACTGAACACATCTACACCAACTTCCTTTGGTATGCAAATGGTGATTTTATGGACAGCCTTTCTGACGAACATCGTGCAATTATTGAAAATGCTGTGAAAGAAACTATTGAATTCAATCGAGATTCCATGGCACAGGCAGAGCAGAATTTATTGGAAGAATTGCCGGCGAAAGGTGTAGAAATTAATGAAGTAACGTTGGATGCAAAAAAACAGCTTGGTGAGTTAATGAATAATGCAGTTAAAAACGACATCATCGCAAGTTGTGGACAAGACATTTATGACATGGTCATGGAAGAAGTAGAGAATCAAAGATAG
- a CDS encoding type IV toxin-antitoxin system AbiEi family antitoxin domain-containing protein — translation MIKTTAMLLQELKEYVNPTAKIRRLVTNGELVPIIRGLYETDAKIPGHYLAPIIYGPSYLSFEFALAYHSLIPEAVYNYTSATFEKKKTKRYTTPYGTFTYRDVPSKAYPLGVVLHIENGYGFQIASPEKAICDQLYKISPLKNRSELLQYVFQDLRVDEEDFFHLNIQDMIEIASYYNTQNHKLLQTYLKRRVKHGSNY, via the coding sequence ATGATAAAAACAACAGCAATGCTGCTGCAAGAACTGAAAGAGTACGTAAATCCAACCGCAAAAATTCGGCGACTCGTCACCAACGGTGAATTGGTACCGATCATCCGCGGGTTGTATGAAACAGATGCAAAAATTCCTGGACATTATTTGGCGCCAATCATTTATGGACCCTCCTATTTGTCCTTTGAGTTTGCATTGGCATACCACTCTCTTATTCCCGAAGCGGTGTACAATTACACTTCTGCGACCTTTGAAAAAAAGAAGACAAAAAGGTATACGACACCCTATGGCACCTTTACCTATCGCGATGTTCCAAGCAAAGCCTATCCTCTTGGCGTCGTACTTCATATTGAAAACGGATATGGATTTCAGATCGCATCCCCTGAAAAAGCGATTTGCGATCAGCTCTACAAAATATCGCCGCTAAAGAACAGAAGTGAGTTATTGCAATACGTGTTTCAAGATCTCCGAGTGGACGAGGAGGACTTTTTCCATCTCAATATTCAGGATATGATCGAAATTGCTTCTTATTATAATACGCAAAATCACAAACTACTGCAGACGTATCTCAAAAGGAGGGTGAAACATGGATCAAATTATTGA
- a CDS encoding SMP-30/gluconolactonase/LRE family protein, which translates to MLKITVFDEAFHTLIDMNEKLVEIADCFEFVEGPTWNRKLGYLVFNDIPTSKTYRWSDIDGVEQIRDHTNKANGNTYDHSGALIVCEHTSSRVAKFNETTQEYTVLASHYKGKELNSPNDVIVDENGTIYFTDPKFGRNPSKVGLEREQELDFQGVFCFDEKRNQLDLLAKDFEAPNGLCSGMQKNVLYVNDSIKSHIRKLTLNDERKVVEDSVWAVTKGEGPGLPDGMKMDEFGNVYCCAQGGIHVFDSEANYLGIIHINEQAANFCWGGPDNKTIFITATSKLYKLKLKVSGFLYEKKG; encoded by the coding sequence ATGTTGAAAATTACAGTATTTGATGAAGCATTTCATACTCTGATCGATATGAATGAAAAACTTGTTGAAATTGCCGATTGTTTTGAGTTTGTTGAAGGACCCACGTGGAATAGAAAACTTGGTTATCTGGTTTTCAACGATATTCCAACAAGTAAAACATATCGTTGGTCTGATATAGATGGAGTTGAACAGATTCGAGATCATACAAACAAAGCTAATGGGAACACCTACGATCACTCTGGAGCATTGATTGTGTGCGAACACACGTCAAGCAGAGTGGCGAAATTTAATGAGACAACGCAGGAATACACCGTTTTGGCGTCTCACTACAAAGGAAAAGAGTTGAACAGCCCAAATGATGTCATCGTGGATGAGAATGGAACTATTTACTTTACAGACCCCAAATTTGGACGCAATCCTTCTAAAGTAGGCCTAGAAAGAGAACAAGAATTAGATTTTCAAGGTGTCTTTTGCTTTGATGAAAAAAGGAATCAATTAGATTTGCTGGCTAAAGATTTTGAAGCTCCAAACGGATTGTGTTCTGGAATGCAAAAGAATGTCCTATACGTTAATGACTCCATAAAAAGCCATATTAGAAAACTGACTTTAAACGATGAAAGAAAAGTAGTTGAAGACAGTGTTTGGGCAGTGACAAAAGGGGAAGGGCCAGGTTTACCGGACGGAATGAAAATGGACGAATTTGGAAACGTTTACTGTTGTGCACAAGGAGGCATTCATGTTTTTGATTCCGAAGCAAATTATTTAGGGATCATCCATATAAATGAACAAGCAGCCAATTTTTGTTGGGGTGGGCCGGATAATAAAACCATATTTATTACAGCAACCTCTAAGCTGTATAAATTGAAGTTGAAAGTGAGTGGATTCTTGTATGAAAAGAAAGGGTGA
- a CDS encoding class II fructose-bisphosphate aldolase, with the protein MLASLSELLHFAKEKKIAIGAFNVYNMEGILAVEKATETCKCPAIIQVQTASLLTTDYFLLEIALEAARKSKQTIAVHLDHCKDKNVIKNAVERGITSVMADGSELKYNENISFVSHISGLYRAASVEIEAELGRISGDEEGEMKNKLTQLMTDPEQVEEYTKKTGAHALAVCIGNVHGKYDREPKLDLERLKRIAERSEIPLVLHGASGLSENLLKSVIQHGVTKINVNTELRETFTNSWMDGLAQKHSLTEVQQATISAMTRVVVSKIRIFQGG; encoded by the coding sequence ATGTTAGCATCTTTAAGTGAACTTTTGCATTTTGCAAAAGAGAAAAAAATAGCCATAGGGGCATTCAATGTGTATAACATGGAAGGGATCCTGGCAGTAGAAAAAGCAACGGAAACCTGCAAGTGTCCGGCGATCATACAAGTTCAGACAGCATCGCTGCTAACGACTGATTATTTTCTGCTGGAAATAGCACTTGAAGCAGCGAGAAAATCAAAGCAAACAATTGCAGTCCATTTGGATCATTGCAAAGACAAAAATGTAATCAAAAATGCTGTCGAACGAGGAATAACTTCGGTCATGGCGGATGGATCTGAACTGAAATATAATGAAAATATTTCATTTGTTTCTCACATATCCGGTTTATATCGAGCAGCTTCGGTTGAAATCGAAGCGGAACTAGGTAGGATTTCCGGAGACGAAGAAGGTGAAATGAAAAATAAACTAACCCAATTGATGACAGATCCGGAGCAGGTCGAAGAATATACAAAGAAAACCGGGGCCCATGCTTTAGCCGTCTGTATTGGTAATGTGCATGGAAAATACGACAGAGAACCAAAACTGGATTTGGAACGATTGAAAAGAATAGCAGAGCGATCAGAGATACCGTTGGTATTGCACGGAGCATCGGGTTTAAGTGAAAATTTATTAAAAAGTGTCATTCAACATGGAGTAACAAAAATTAATGTAAACACAGAACTAAGAGAAACTTTTACTAATTCATGGATGGATGGATTGGCACAAAAGCATTCCTTGACAGAAGTACAGCAAGCAACAATAAGTGCCATGACGAGAGTAGTTGTTTCTAAAATTCGAATTTTTCAAGGGGGATGA
- a CDS encoding nucleotidyl transferase AbiEii/AbiGii toxin family protein: MQEIVLCGLSRGGFFQNTAFYSGTALRIFHGLDRFSEDLDFSLKKPDPSFDLLDYIPSLEKEIRSYGVNFKIETKEKTADSNIKSAFLKGNTKEHLMMFFPNEPLANTVGSGELIKIKFEVDINPPDYATYETKYRLIPIPYEVTLYDMPSLFAGKLHAVICRSWKNRVKGRDLYDYIFYLSKGTSVNLKHLVARLAQSGYIPSEKEITLEDIKEMLRNRFRSIDYAQAKQDVEPFIKNPKVLDIWSADFFCGITDSLQKK; the protein is encoded by the coding sequence ATGCAAGAAATTGTTCTTTGCGGATTAAGTAGAGGAGGATTTTTTCAAAACACTGCATTTTACAGTGGCACCGCACTTCGCATCTTTCATGGTCTTGACAGATTTTCAGAAGATCTGGACTTTTCGCTGAAAAAACCAGATCCTTCGTTTGACTTGCTTGATTACATACCATCACTGGAAAAAGAAATTCGCTCTTATGGCGTAAATTTCAAAATCGAGACAAAGGAAAAAACCGCTGACTCCAATATCAAGTCTGCATTTCTAAAGGGCAATACGAAAGAGCATCTCATGATGTTTTTCCCAAATGAACCCCTCGCAAATACTGTTGGTTCCGGAGAGCTGATCAAGATCAAATTTGAAGTGGATATCAACCCGCCAGATTATGCAACCTATGAAACCAAATATAGACTCATCCCTATACCATATGAAGTCACGTTGTACGATATGCCATCTCTTTTTGCCGGCAAGTTACACGCTGTGATTTGTAGATCATGGAAAAACCGAGTTAAAGGTAGAGATCTTTATGATTATATATTTTATCTTTCCAAAGGAACTTCTGTTAATCTCAAACATCTTGTTGCCCGACTTGCTCAATCAGGCTACATTCCTTCAGAAAAAGAAATCACCCTCGAAGACATCAAAGAAATGCTTCGCAACCGATTTCGGTCGATCGATTATGCACAAGCCAAGCAAGATGTTGAACCGTTCATAAAAAATCCAAAAGTGCTGGATATTTGGAGTGCAGACTTTTTTTGCGGAATTACGGATAGCCTTCAAAAGAAATAA
- a CDS encoding HpcH/HpaI aldolase family protein — MKRKGDCVLLRKNNVKQRLLDGKTVIGSFSKLADPSAIEIMGLAGLDFFVIDNEHVAMNKESITNLVRASDITEIVPIVRVKENNASEILQALDCGALGVHVPNIDTYEEALRAIRSTKYIPQGNRGFALSHRAAGYGFYDKDDYLKRVNQEILTVLHCETLESVDNLDKILDLEDLDVIFIGPMDLSQSMGSDVMGNGTHPNLVELKKKIIQKVIEAGKVVGTVAGNVQEAKELMELGVRYIPISSDQGMIATVSKQIVHECIMD, encoded by the coding sequence ATGAAAAGAAAGGGTGATTGTGTGCTGTTAAGAAAAAACAATGTCAAGCAGCGGTTATTGGATGGAAAAACCGTGATCGGTTCTTTTTCAAAACTGGCAGATCCGAGCGCCATTGAAATCATGGGACTTGCTGGTTTGGATTTCTTCGTAATTGACAATGAACATGTTGCAATGAACAAAGAATCCATTACAAATTTGGTTCGAGCATCTGATATTACAGAGATTGTACCTATTGTGAGAGTTAAAGAAAATAACGCGTCTGAAATACTGCAAGCACTAGACTGTGGTGCATTGGGAGTGCATGTTCCAAATATTGATACCTATGAAGAAGCGTTGAGGGCAATTCGTTCCACAAAGTATATACCTCAGGGAAATCGAGGATTTGCCTTATCCCATCGTGCTGCAGGTTATGGATTTTACGATAAAGATGATTATTTAAAACGCGTCAATCAAGAAATCTTGACTGTATTGCATTGTGAAACTTTAGAATCGGTTGACAACTTGGATAAAATTCTTGATTTAGAAGACTTGGATGTCATTTTCATCGGACCAATGGATCTTTCTCAGTCTATGGGATCGGATGTAATGGGAAATGGAACACACCCAAACCTGGTTGAGCTAAAAAAGAAGATCATTCAAAAGGTGATAGAGGCAGGAAAAGTTGTAGGAACTGTCGCAGGTAACGTGCAAGAAGCGAAAGAATTAATGGAGTTGGGAGTTCGTTATATTCCCATAAGCTCAGATCAAGGAATGATCGCAACAGTGTCAAAACAGATTGTTCATGAGTGTATTATGGATTAA
- a CDS encoding TRAP transporter large permease, which translates to MTAAVLFGSFLVLLLLSVPIAISLGLASVITIFTTDAITINSFTQTMIQGLNSFPLMAVPLFTFAGDIMGRGGISRRLLNVTNIFFGRFNGGLGIVAIVTCLIFAAISGTGSATVAAIGMLMIPEMVRKNYDKTFSSALIATSGTVGVVIPPSVPMVIYSVAAGVSVTGLFISGVIPGLLIGGVLIFYTYIYSKKHGYEGDDRRYTFKEIVKIIIDAIPALLVPVIILGGIYGGIFTPTEAAAVGCVYGIIISIFIYKEVKIKDLPAIGFNSIYLCAAVLIIIGISTGFGRILTISQVPVMIAEAILSITSSKILILMAINILLLVVGTFMETNAAIIILTPILLPVVVSLGVNPIHFGVIMIVNLAIGFITPPLGANLFMACQVTGVKFDALAKAIIPWIAIMIFALLLITYLPSITLWLPRLLKIPV; encoded by the coding sequence ATGACTGCAGCCGTATTGTTTGGAAGTTTTTTAGTACTCTTGCTTTTGTCCGTTCCTATTGCTATTTCCCTTGGTTTGGCATCGGTTATAACTATCTTTACAACTGACGCGATTACAATAAACTCCTTTACGCAAACGATGATTCAGGGTTTGAATTCTTTTCCTCTGATGGCGGTGCCGTTATTTACTTTTGCAGGAGACATTATGGGAAGAGGCGGAATTTCTAGAAGACTTTTAAATGTAACGAATATCTTCTTTGGACGATTCAATGGCGGACTGGGAATCGTTGCCATAGTGACTTGTTTGATTTTTGCAGCAATATCTGGAACGGGTTCCGCAACTGTTGCCGCAATCGGGATGCTAATGATTCCGGAGATGGTTCGAAAAAACTATGATAAGACGTTTTCGAGCGCATTGATAGCAACCTCTGGAACGGTGGGAGTTGTTATTCCTCCAAGTGTGCCTATGGTTATATATTCTGTAGCTGCTGGTGTCTCTGTTACAGGTTTGTTCATATCAGGTGTAATTCCCGGGTTGCTCATTGGCGGTGTTTTGATTTTCTACACATATATATATTCGAAAAAACATGGGTATGAAGGCGACGATCGCAGGTACACCTTTAAGGAGATCGTGAAAATTATTATTGATGCCATTCCCGCCTTGCTGGTTCCAGTGATTATTCTTGGTGGAATCTACGGTGGGATCTTCACTCCAACTGAAGCAGCGGCTGTGGGTTGTGTTTATGGGATCATTATTAGTATATTCATTTACAAAGAAGTGAAAATTAAAGATTTGCCAGCAATAGGATTTAATTCTATATATTTGTGTGCAGCGGTATTGATCATTATTGGAATATCCACAGGATTTGGAAGAATTCTAACGATTAGTCAAGTGCCAGTTATGATAGCGGAAGCAATCCTTAGTATTACCAGTAGTAAGATCTTGATCTTGATGGCTATCAATATTTTGCTGTTGGTTGTTGGAACGTTTATGGAAACAAACGCAGCCATCATAATCCTGACTCCAATTTTATTGCCGGTAGTGGTATCCTTAGGCGTTAATCCAATCCACTTTGGTGTTATTATGATTGTGAATCTTGCAATTGGCTTTATAACACCTCCATTAGGTGCTAATTTGTTCATGGCGTGTCAAGTCACGGGTGTAAAATTTGATGCTTTGGCCAAGGCAATCATTCCATGGATCGCTATAATGATTTTTGCTTTGCTGTTGATTACTTATTTGCCGAGCATCACTCTGTGGTTGCCGAGGTTGTTGAAGATTCCAGTTTGA
- a CDS encoding SDR family NAD(P)-dependent oxidoreductase, which translates to MGNRLRGKVALVTGSGQGIGRAVAIALAEEGAKVVTNNRGPVKQNVANQLEGRLERLTPEQLQWYNEELEKYTGDAETTAQKIRDLGFEAAAVFGDIADFDTAKEIVDKTVEIYGSVDIVVNVAGAFGFAPIEKITEELWDKVTDVKPKGHFNIIRHAVPYMKKNRWGRIINCSSPAWTGGGIRQSEYCAANAGTVGLTWALAEELADDGITANVFCPAAKTRASVDMELFDKVVDEDEKATKSGEPLVKYDETAPPELFSAFIPYLASDEAAHVTGSVFFTMGTFIGRYSNPAISAHMIGVDGPWTVDKIIQEAPETLLKDYKNINQK; encoded by the coding sequence ATGGGAAATCGATTACGCGGAAAAGTTGCACTTGTTACAGGGTCCGGACAGGGGATCGGAAGGGCGGTTGCCATCGCTCTTGCAGAAGAAGGGGCGAAGGTCGTTACAAACAACCGGGGTCCGGTCAAACAGAATGTGGCGAATCAATTGGAGGGCAGGCTTGAACGCCTGACGCCAGAGCAACTCCAATGGTACAACGAAGAACTGGAAAAATATACTGGTGATGCGGAAACGACGGCACAGAAGATCCGGGACTTGGGATTCGAGGCGGCAGCTGTTTTTGGCGATATCGCCGATTTTGACACAGCAAAAGAGATCGTTGACAAGACGGTGGAGATCTATGGCTCGGTAGATATTGTCGTTAATGTGGCAGGTGCATTTGGCTTTGCCCCCATCGAAAAAATAACGGAAGAGCTTTGGGACAAGGTGACCGATGTCAAACCAAAAGGCCACTTCAACATCATTCGCCACGCCGTTCCTTATATGAAGAAAAACAGATGGGGCCGGATCATCAACTGCTCCTCGCCGGCTTGGACGGGCGGAGGAATTCGTCAGTCCGAGTACTGCGCAGCCAATGCGGGCACAGTGGGCTTGACCTGGGCACTGGCGGAAGAGCTTGCCGATGACGGCATCACAGCCAATGTTTTCTGTCCGGCTGCAAAGACGCGAGCATCGGTGGATATGGAGCTGTTTGACAAAGTCGTGGATGAAGACGAGAAGGCCACCAAGTCTGGCGAGCCCCTGGTCAAATATGATGAGACGGCCCCACCCGAGTTGTTTTCCGCTTTTATTCCTTACCTTGCATCGGATGAGGCCGCCCATGTTACGGGTTCTGTTTTCTTCACAATGGGAACATTTATTGGCCGCTACTCCAATCCTGCGATCTCCGCCCACATGATTGGTGTGGATGGTCCGTGGACGGTGGATAAAATTATCCAGGAAGCACCTGAAACCTTATTAAAAGATTACAAGAATATCAACCAGAAATAG